The following is a genomic window from Zerene cesonia ecotype Mississippi chromosome 13, Zerene_cesonia_1.1, whole genome shotgun sequence.
cgtaattttattaaaagcctCCAGTTGTTCACGGTCAAAGTTCACGAGAACAAAGTCACAGACTCCAGTTAGtagttcataataatataatatgttacgaTACGATAAAAGGTacaaaatcaaacaatatGAACCTCATAATACATTTCTtactaatgtttatttttttcatgccCTGTTTACATTATCCTGCAATTTATTCATCCAAAAAGTATGCTTTCTAGTTATTGGATCAAGTCtatgttttcattatatatggAGTGATGTAAGTGCTATATATCGAATTTGTACTGGACAGATTTCATTCACTGGACTAGAATAATGTACAGTAGGCATTAGTAcaacaaatatgaaaaagaaCTCAAGTATAACCAATAATACACCTAAATCaatctatttctttatttacagGTGATTTTTGTTAATCATGATTAAGCAACTCCTACAAGACGATTTTCCCGAATACGTAAACGACGTTCACGCTCAAACTCCTTCATCCTTAGAACATAactgaaacaaaacaaaatcacattttactttatttgtaatatttattacagctATGATTTCTACTTAATTAATGGCAACTTTTGAACATAAAAAACTAGCTTTAACTGTATTAAAATCTGCTCAATGTTtcaataattactaattaactAGCAATTTAACTACTTATGTGTGGacatcttatttttaaatatttcatgatttcccttattttttaaatattctaatgaCTCTGTAAATAAAGCTTTGATATTCATCTcattaataagttatttaggGTAATTTTATGATTCCTTTGATTATTACAGTCTGTCTCCTTTCAGGGACAGTATATTGGTTGGTGCTATCGCTGGCAGGATTGGTGTATGGCCTGTGTCACATCCCCAAATGTTAATACAGAAGCTGTAATTACTGCGATTGTATTGAATCTTGAGGTGTTTTATGCTTAAAACATGAGGCTTTGTTATGGTTTGCCATAATTGGCCAGGCTAGTAAACTAGAAAAGATGATCTAGCCAAAAATAAGATGCACTGAAGTTAGTAATAGTAGTttttacatacacataaaatttacaagGTTAACTCATAAGACATTAGGAGTCTAGCTATTTGATTGAATGTAAGTAACAGATACTTAATGACAAATTTGATATTACAATCTtctgtcatttaaaaataaccatatttaattaaatggaatGTATAATACTTACTCCTGGTGTTCACAGTTTAAATAATCGTGTTTCTCATGAGCACATTTGTAAACAAGTGGCATATTCTTATAGCGGCATACTTGATATTCCAACAAGTAATGCGCACAATAGTCTCGATACTTTGGAGGAATTTTTGCAGAAATTAAATCTTCTTCGCTGGCTACCATTTCTGTGAAAATCGAAATTGTAattgtcaattttaataagtacacAGGAGATTACATAACCGATGTTCCAACAAAACAGTAGTTCTTTATTAACAATTCCAAGAACTAAAAACTCCTATATGTTTAATGACTAACTACCTCGCTGTTTTCTTTCGTATGAAAACCCATCGTGCGAATTAAAAGTCGGTTTATCATCCATTTTTAAGTCTAGATGTCGGCTATTAAAACTTCCCATAACCTGCCCCATGATGTTGTAAAATTTAGTTtctgatattaatatttaatgaattgagAATAAGATGTggtgatttaattttactgtAATATTTACAGTATTTATCAAATAGCCAAAAAGGATCTATTTACGAAATGACAGGCAACAGCCTGAATGGctgatatcaaaatattagaCCAGAAAAACTGACAGATATGACACTTGACAGTGTAGAAACAGATTATTTTACACTATAACtatagagaaataaaaaaaattgtttacccAATGGATACGATATTATGTACATGATCCATAAGTGCTACGCCAGGGCGCTCCGCTATTTACTTGAATTCTACACGTTCTTCTAAACCTTAGGTTTTACTTCTTAATTATTCAGCTGCTTGAAAATCTCatacatcaaataaatatcttttttaagAAAGTTATGGAAGTACCTATCTGTCGTTCCTTGACGAATGTTTTCGGATACCTGCTAATCTTGTTTCTGATGCCTACTCAGGCGAAACTATCAATTGCTTCAATCCTAAAGGATTCATAAAAGAAAGGATTCAAATGTACTGCTTACGTAAGTCGTCCTCGtcataggtatttattttactataaaatatattatacatgatattgtaattataacaatacttCAACGCAAAGATTcatcttaattaatatgaatcaattgaaaaaaatagtttCTGGATGATTCGTAATATAACATGACATGAAATACTTCATTAAATGACGTGctgatatattcataaaaatctaaaaaaaaattacaactaaTGGAAaaggtttaattattttatattatatttttaatatgtaaccACAGTTAAAAGAGACATTGTACAGAGAAGCCTTTCATCTTGTATTAAGccgaaaatatgtaatatcaaatatcatgAAATTCTAGGATGAATTATTGATCAAACTTGTATTAACCTTAAAACTCTGTGCTACTCTTTTAATCTGAACGCAATTTTGGCATAGATTACAGTTACAAGGATGACAATTCGTGTAAACCTTGTTGCCACTATCAAAAAGACATCTCAAAGAAACATTTGCTTAATTTAGACTCGTCCATAAGGTTCGATTTTGTTTGCTCTTTTAAATGTGGCGCGTTATATAGCAGTAAGGATTTTTCGAAATCCTATTTTGTCAATTTAAACCTTACCATTCTCCACGGTTAAAGTTACAATACGCTTATCAAactttaacaatttttgtaaacaCGCTTGTCGaatacacaaattattatatgtgtacTAGGCAAATGCTATTTATTGCGGAAGTAATGGCTTccgaaaatttaattgcaataacataataagtaAATCGTTAACCAAATACTTGAGTgtgaacattatttaataccgctttgatatatttttggcACTGAGATTGATGAATacattcattttcttttaaacattttacaccGCGTCCTGATCAAGATGTACAAAGAATTGTCatgaattttatgtttataaaaatggaCTAAATTGTAATcaagcaatttataaataaactggcggttttcttatttaactaaaaacttCAAAGcaacaaatatgaaattaagttaaaattagttttcggatttatttgtttactatgAACTACACTGGTGGAACTATGTCTATAAGAAGTAAAACGAAGAATAGTGATGAGGAGGAAGAATTATCTGAGGAGGATATGATGGACAGCGAGGACGAAGAAGAAAGAATTGCTAGAATTCAGCGTGCACACTTTGCGCAAACTGCTGCTATGAATCCTCGTCGACGACCGGTGGCACGTCCCAGACGTATGAGCCAGAAGAGAAAAATGGAAGCTGTGCGGAATTTTCACgatttcacaaaaaaactaaaaaaagacACAGGTATTAAAATACGAAGTTTAActggtaataatttattagattttagtGACTTTTCGAGTGAGGATAACAATACAGATAGTGATGGTTTGTCAGAAGAAGAATTTACTGTAGATCCTGACGCCGTACAAGAGTTAAATGAAGAAAACGAGAGTTATATAGATCCAGAAACAGGTGATATTGTTGAAGCAAAGCGAAAAGTAGtagacataataaaaactgaaacTTCAGAATCTCCTTCAGATTCAGAAAAACCTAAAACTCTTTCCATTAGTGATATTATAGATGAAAGTGGTTTAGATTTGTCAAAAAATGTGGAAATCACCGAGGTAGAAGAAAGTGAATTATGTGCAGAAAAAACTCCTGATGATTTGTTAGATATGAAAGAGGACAGTAGCCAGAGTTTTGACATTACTGAAAAGTTAAAAGACATGGGTGAAATCAGTGTTAAGCCAGTGAATAAATCTGAGAGTGAAGATAATGATCAGAGTGATGACAAAAAAGCAGAACTTGATGATGAGGtattttatcactacatatctaatttttgataacaaatttcattgtgattataaatataaaaattatgtttgctTACTATCAAAGTACAGTTAGCAGGAAATCTAGAGATAtattcattgatttatttgttaagcTATATAGCTtttagatacatattatattagtaatagTTATGATGGCATTATGAGTCGGATTAATCAGTACAAAAACTAACATATAgattggaaatttattttacagaagaaattacttaattcaaatgctttaaatGTAAGGCGCAATATAAGAGAAGTTATGGATGAAAAAAACCTAGATGCTTCTACATTGACAGCACAGAGGCAAGAATCTGAACGTTTAGCAAGAGTACAGGAACAACAAAGAATAATCAGAGAGGTAAAAGTagattcaaattatttcttttatataagtcCTATAACtacaagatattattttataaaatggagaagaaaaataatcaatgagattgtatattatgttgttttgattaaaatttttgacttGTTTACAAGTATCAATTTGATTCAAACAggacacattttaaatatatatatatgttattatatttaaatataaatataacaacacaTTCTATTAATATCTAAAAGTGTCCTAATAATTGCATTAagtaaatgaaatcaaattgtttgcgtataaatatatgtatatgcacTTATCATGtgaaatcataattaaaaattctttattaaaatattatagaagtcAGTTTGTATGTGTcataacacaataattatttcaggtACAAAGGCAAATAGCTATGaatagacaaaataaaattcaccAAAAAACATTATCACTTTTGCAAGGCGGATCGTCTTTATTAAAGAAGTCTGGAAGTGTGCAACAGAAATTAAAGTAAGTTTACTCAAAAtgccaaaaaatattttttctagcACTCTTTTATGGGCTTTTCCTGAACATTTGTATGGTGGTATGTATCTCTCAAttaagactcgattttgactcaCTTTAAACTTGTAGATCTCTCAGACttcatcttattatcctgattaggatcgcaaAGATTAAGTTCTTTTCTTACTGTGTGTGAGACAATTGCATGGATTTAGTTGTctagttaaattttaagtaaatccaccattctttttaattttatctcaaAATTGTGTAAAACATTTCCGTATTAAAACTTTTGGCAAAAATTATTGCAGTTTACCAAACACGGTATTAGTTAAATTACCATCAGGAGAGTTGAAGAAAACAACAGTGAAACAGGGCCAATTAGAAGTAACAAAGGTGCCCAAACCCACAACATCAGTTGCTACCTTAGCTCAAAAATTGAGTAAACCCGATCAAAAGGGTGATAAAAAAGAGGTAAATGAAATAGATTATATGTTTAGTTACAATactaatatactataatatagagtataacaaaatacaatatgtgATTACAAAGAtcaccatttttttaaatattgtgctTAATTTTTTCAGGTAGTAGAAATTGTAGATAGTAGCAGTGGGGAGGAATCATCTTCAACATCTTCTGATTCAGATGATTGTATAATGCTATCAGATTCAGAAGTTCCCCCTAGCCCTGAGGCTGAAGAAGACCCTAGTAATTCTGGTAAAATCTTATgcactaataaaaatatagaatagttatattaatgttttggtTATATTTCAGAAACTGTATGAGATTAGTAAATAGCTTTATCTGGCATTTAATGACTATCAGgaatcctactcctactatcCTTCCTTAATCCTTATATCCTTTTCCATTCCTTAtcgtatcctactaatcctacttcctactaatattatttgttactctttcatgcaaaaactatcgaaccgattgcaatgaaatgaaaggtacgtagacagctgaataattggaataacatttaggcacttttttcccgatattcctacgggatacggacttacgcgggtgaaaccgcggagcgcagctagttgagaataaaagacaaaatttcatttacatgacatattataatttattattatttaagcattGAGATTCTCTTATATAGTACTTCTTATagtgttttcattattttacagGCCTGCATGTTAATGATGCGTACAATACACCTGATGAACAAGGAAGGGTTCAGATCAATATAGGTCACCCTGACAATGaagatgatatatttttagccCCACAAATCGCCAGGGTTATTAAACCACATCAGGTATgttgtaaatgttatatagcctGTATATGTTTGGCCTTGctttttaaccttttttttttgtaatgtaaaagtattattaataaattagaatacAGTGCATATACAAAGTGGGGAaaacatcaatatttaattttactagtCTTTTCATACcactttaaatttgtattttatattttagattggTGGCGtcagatttttatttgacaatatAATTGAATCTGTTGAGCGGTTTTCAACATCTACAGGATTTGGTTGCATTTTGGCACATTCTATGGGTCTTGGTAAAACCTTACAAATAGTATGCTTCTGTGATATATTTCTACGTCATACAACTTCAAAAACAGTTTTGTGTATCATGCCCATCAATACACTGCAAAATTGGGTGAGTAAGatcttatactttttattttatagattataacttaaagtttattattttatagtggaTTAATCTATTGtatcttatcttataaactttttctgtatttttggTCTACATTGTTTTTgggatttgatttttatttatttatattttataggtagCAGAGTTTAACATGTGGCTCCCTTTAGATGCTACAAATAGCCCTCTAGCTGCGCATGGAGAAGTACGCCCAAGGAATTTCCCCATATATGTACTAAATGATAGTcacaaaacattacaaatgcGTGCCAAAGTAGTAAaggtaataaacaatatatcatAACCTagtatattgttaatattattgcaGTACATGACTTCTTACActaacaatatattgttattataggATTGGACAACAAAAGGTGGTGTCCTCATGATAGGTTACGAATTATACAGATTATTAAGTATGAAGAAAGACAAGAAACCTCGTAAGAAAAAGAAAGCGGACCTAAAGCTCGAAGCCGAAAAAGAGAAGGAAGATAAGAAACATGACAAGTCTGATTTTGGAAATGATGATACACAGGTTTGTTTTCAAagctaataaatatgtaaacttttaaatgatatttataaaaagatatgacttatatttgtattcataaaacatttccaGGGTTCTGATGCCACAAAAGCTTCAGAGGATCCACGACTTGACAAAGACGAAATAGATCTACTTAAAGCGGATATTGATTTGaaagatgataaaaaatatgatgcaCCAAATGATGAGGACAAAAAGCTTTTAGATGGTATgttaaattaacaacaaattgtttatttttttagttacatATCCTTATACATCAacttactttaatataaaaaaatgcattcttgtttttatactaacataatattgcatttttaaagaCAAACAATTCATGACAAGAAGAATAATGCTTAACAATTCTTTCAGAGATGTATGAAGCATTGGTTAAGCCGGGCCCAGATTTGGTCATATGTGATGAAGGACATAGAATCAAAAACTCACACTCCAATATTTCGTATGCGTTGAAGCAAATGAGAACGAAACGTCGCATTGTACTTACAGGTAATGTTCAActtcaaattgtatttttgtaatttatttatactgcataaattaaataagtcattataaaaacatgaaatgtatgtaaatatattttgtacatcagtttttatacaaatcatTCCTCTCTTTATAAAATctgatgtttaaaattttgaacagtttcaaatgataatgatcattacatttttattttacaggaTATCCGTTGCAAAACAATTTGTTAGAATATTGGTGTATGGTGGACTTTGTACGTCCTAACTACCTTGGTAGTAAAACTGAATTCTGCAACATGTTTGAGAGACCTATTCAAAACGGTCAATGTATTGATTCCACACCTCAAGATATAAGACTAATGAGATATAGGGCTCATGTCTTACATTCCCTGCTAGTTGGTTTTGTACAGAGGTAAAATATACTCTTTCATGGTAACTACCATACTAAGTTATGTTAATTACATTCCTGTAAGTTTaaatatgcatacaaaaaCCCCatggtatattttaatatttaattgtatttttttttcttcaaaagtctgagaataattttttctttttttgagtagggttattgttaaatatttaaaattttgtgttgtGTTTTCTATCgtgcatatttatttgtctacaaatacattaattatat
Proteins encoded in this region:
- the LOC119831418 gene encoding NADH dehydrogenase [ubiquinone] 1 beta subcomplex subunit 7; protein product: MGQVMGSFNSRHLDLKMDDKPTFNSHDGFSYERKQREMVASEEDLISAKIPPKYRDYCAHYLLEYQVCRYKNMPLVYKCAHEKHDYLNCEHQDYVLRMKEFERERRLRIRENRLVGVA